The proteins below come from a single Epinephelus moara isolate mb chromosome 19, YSFRI_EMoa_1.0, whole genome shotgun sequence genomic window:
- the pcca gene encoding propionyl-CoA carboxylase alpha chain, mitochondrial: MAAHWLSPSLNRLLFAVKYASLQSRCCAIHCNAYYSTVYNPNEKTFDKILIANRGEIACRVIKTCRKMGIQTVAVHSDVDSSAVHVKMADEAVCVGPAPTSKSYLNMDAIMDAVRSTGAQAVHPGYGFLSENKEFAKRLAAEDVAFIGPDTHAIQAMGDKIESKLIAKAAKVNVIPGFDGVVENAEDAVKIAQEIGYPVMIKASAGGGGKGMRIAWNDEETREGFRFSSQEAASSFGDDRLLIEKFIDNPRHIEIQVLADKHGSALWLNERECSIQRRNQKVVEEAPSTFLDPETRRAMGEQAVQLAKAVQYSSAGTVEFLVDSNKNFYFLEMNTRLQVEHPITECITGLDLVEQMIRVAKGYKLQHKQKDIPINGWAIESRVYAEDPYKSFGLPSIGRLSGYQEPLNLSNVRVDSGIQEGSDISIYYDPMISKLVTYGATRAEALARMEDALDNYVIRGVTHNIPLLREIITHPRFISGDISTNFLPEVYPDGFKGHQLNVDTRRELLASAAALYITAQLRSQKVLGDLRVSSSPVECSTWELHVELEDGSHSVEVTKSGNVYTVEVDGGKVEVSGQWNLASALLPLTINGTDRMLQCLSRDASGRIVLQFMGTSFKVRVLSKLAAEFNSYMPEKVPEDTSSILRSPMPGTVVAVSVKPGDTVAEGQEICVIEAMKMQNSLTAVKQAKVKSVHCKPGETVGEGDLLVELE, translated from the exons ACCTTTGATAAGATCCTAATTGCCAACAGAGGAGAGATTGCCTGTAGG GTGATCAAGACATGTCGCAAGATGGGCATCCAGACTGTAGCTGTTCACAGTGATGTCGACTCGAGTGCC GTTCATGTGAAGATGGCTGACGAAGCAGTGTGTGTCGGCCCTGCCCCCACCAGTAAGAGCTACCTGAACATGGATGCCATCATGGACGCCGTCAGATCGACTGGAGCACAAGCT GTTCATCCTGGCTATGGGTTTCTCTCTGAAAACAAAGAGTTTGCAAAGCGACTG GCAGCAGAGGATGTAGCATTCATTGGCCCAGACACCCATGCTATCCAGGCTATGGGGGATAAAATTGAGAGCAAGCTGATCGCTAAGGCTGCCAAGGTCAACGTCATCCCAGGATTTGATGGAGTCGTAGAG AATGCTGAGGATGCTGTGAAGATCGCACAGGAAATTG GCTACCCAGTGATGATCAAAGcatctgcaggaggaggagggaaagggATGAGGATTGCTTGGAACGATGAGGAGACGAG GGAAGGTTTCCGGTTCTCGTCTCAGGAGGCAGCATCCAGCTTTGGTGACGACAGGCTGCTCATTGAGAAGTTCATAGACAACCCCAGGCACATAGAGATCCAG GTGCTTGCTGATAAACATGGTAGTGCTCTGTGGCTGAATGAGAGGGAGTGCTCCATCCAGAGGAGGAACCAGAAGGTGGTGGAAGAAGCTCCCAG CACTTTCCTGGATCCCGAGACACGGCGGGCGATGGGTGAGCAGGCAGTGCAGCTGGCCAAGGCTGTGCAGTACTCCTCTGCCGGCACCGTGGAGTTCCTGGTGGATTCGAATAAGAACTTCTACTTTCTGGAAATGAACACACGACtacag GTGGAGCATCCGATTACAGAGTGCATTACTGGCCTGGACTTGGTGGAGCAGATGATCAGGGTTGCCAAGGGTTACAAactgcagcacaaacagaaagaTATCCCAATAAACGGCTGGGCCATTGAGAGTCGTGTCTACGctgag GATCCTTACAAGTCTTTTGGTCTTCCCTCCATTGGACGGCTGTCAGGATACCAAGAGCCTCTCAACCTCAGTAAT GTCCGTGTGGACAGTGGCATTCAGGAGGGAAGTGACATCAGCATCTACTATGATCCCATGATCTCTAAG TTGGTTACCTATGGAGCTACGCGAGCAGAGGCTCTTGCCAGAATGGAGGACGCGCTGGATAACTATGTTATCAGAG GTGTGACGCACAACATCCCCCTCCTGAGGGAAATCATCACCCACCCCCGCTTTATCTCTGGTGATATCAGCACCAACTTCCTGCCGGAGGTTTATCCCGATGGCTTCAAGGGTCACCAGCTGAATGTAGACACACGCAGGGAGCTGTTGGCCTCGGCAGCAGCGCTCTACATCACTGCTCAGCTCCGCTCCCAGAAGGTCCTGGGTGACCTGAG GGTGTCATCTTCTCCCGTGGAATGTAGCACCTGGGAGCTGCATGTGGAGCTAGAGGACGGAAGCCATTCTGTGGAGGTTACCAAATCAGGAAATGTTTATACC GTGGAGGTAGATGGAGGAAAGGTGGAAGTCAGTGGACAGTGGAACCTGGCTTCTGCACTGCTACCACTCACCATCAACGGCACAGACAGGATGctacag TGTCTGTCCAGAGATGCTTCAGGAAGGATTGTCTTGCAGTTCATGGGCACATCG TTTAAGGTTCGCGTTCTGTCAAAGTTAGCTGCAGAGTTCAACTCCTACATGCCAGAAAAAGTACCAGAAGACACCAGCAGCATCCTGCGCTCACCGATGCCAGGCACAGTGGTGGCTGTGTCCGTCAAGCCTGGAGATACG gTTGCGGAGGGTCAGGAGATCTGTGTGATTGAAGCCATGAAGATGCAGAACAGTTTGACTGCTGTCAAGCAGGCAAAG GTTAAGAGTGTCCACTGTAAGCCTGGAGAGACGGTGGGAGAGGGAGACCTGCTGGTAGAGCTTGAATAA